The Edaphobacter sp. 12200R-103 genome contains a region encoding:
- a CDS encoding 2-hydroxyacid dehydrogenase has product MTQEKLLVIGDHFISPRLMRASLGALVNRFEIVEASTPFPIEPFRNIAEVREASGSEEQMIDALQGVSICIAHHAPLTQRVMERAKGLKLFIVCRGGPVNVNIHAATEYGIAIAYTPARNAAATAEHTIALLLSALRFIPQTDAAIRRGQWKGDYTWDTAGFELETATVGLIGYGAIGNIVARILNGFGATVLCYDPYAQIGDGDPVVQVNHLDELLERSNVVSLHARETAETRNILGAAQIAKLRPGAVVVNCARGTLMDYDAVEQALRSGHLFAAAADVFPEEPLPSGSPLLQLPNFIMTPHIAGGTKQAAIKATRIAAEELQSYLQNGTLRYCANPEVLAHRNIIK; this is encoded by the coding sequence ATGACACAAGAAAAGCTCCTCGTTATTGGAGACCACTTTATCTCTCCCCGACTCATGCGCGCTTCGCTTGGGGCGTTGGTTAATCGGTTTGAGATCGTCGAAGCATCAACTCCTTTTCCAATTGAGCCGTTCCGCAATATCGCTGAGGTTCGCGAAGCCTCCGGCTCTGAAGAGCAGATGATCGATGCGCTTCAGGGAGTCTCGATCTGCATCGCACATCATGCTCCTCTAACGCAGCGCGTGATGGAACGAGCAAAAGGCCTCAAACTCTTTATTGTGTGCCGTGGTGGCCCAGTCAATGTAAACATTCACGCCGCCACAGAGTACGGCATCGCCATTGCCTATACGCCCGCACGCAATGCTGCAGCAACCGCCGAACATACCATTGCGCTGCTGCTCAGTGCGCTTCGCTTCATCCCACAGACTGACGCCGCCATCCGTCGCGGCCAGTGGAAGGGAGACTACACCTGGGATACAGCTGGTTTTGAACTAGAAACTGCAACCGTGGGACTCATAGGCTACGGCGCAATCGGCAACATCGTAGCCCGCATCCTGAATGGATTTGGCGCAACCGTCCTCTGCTATGACCCGTACGCTCAAATCGGCGACGGAGACCCCGTGGTACAGGTAAACCACCTTGATGAGTTGCTGGAACGTTCGAATGTTGTCTCTCTCCACGCGCGCGAAACTGCAGAAACCCGCAATATTCTCGGCGCAGCTCAGATTGCTAAACTCCGGCCCGGAGCAGTGGTGGTGAACTGCGCTCGTGGAACACTTATGGACTATGATGCCGTTGAACAGGCTCTTCGTTCCGGCCATCTGTTCGCAGCCGCGGCAGACGTCTTTCCTGAAGAACCGCTTCCATCCGGCTCACCCCTTCTACAACTTCCCAACTTCATCATGACGCCCCATATCGCCGGGGGCACAAAGCAGGCCGCAATCAAGGCCACACGGATTGCTGCAGAAGAGCTGCAAAGCTACCTCCAGAACGGAACGTTGCGCTACTGCGCAAATCCTGAGGTCCTTGCGCACCGGAACATCATCAAATAA
- a CDS encoding MFS transporter, translating to MVSLRENSAADTPSGLDTIGIPHVLRWGFVGLLLFMIGDGVESGFLTPYLVSRGLSIDGAAAISSFYGAMAALAGWLSGSLSDVWGPRRVIKVGLLLWLFFQTLFLTLGLRHASYPAILTTYGLRGLGYPLFAFGFLVWITVAAPKQRLASAMGWFWFAFTGGLPTLGSQVARLSIPRIGQYGTLWLATLLALAGGVVLLIGVREPQGASRLVSENEKPFRALLHSVTLAWRKPKTGIACIVRVINTAPEFGFFIILPAFFQDRIGLTQAQFLTLLSAIFLSNIVWNLLFGLIGDRMGWRQTVAICGGLGCTVTTLALYYVPLATGSYGLSIVVGMLYGATLAGYVPLSALAPMLAPENRGEALSLLSLGAGGAMLVGPGLVRIFYHTVGIGGLMWIFAGLYLLSSLMAWTLTIPDERTVEI from the coding sequence ATGGTTTCACTCAGAGAGAACTCGGCAGCAGATACTCCATCAGGCCTCGATACGATCGGCATACCTCATGTATTGAGGTGGGGATTTGTAGGTCTGCTGCTGTTCATGATCGGTGACGGCGTCGAATCCGGATTCCTGACCCCTTATCTTGTGAGCCGCGGCCTTTCTATCGATGGAGCCGCCGCAATTTCTTCTTTTTACGGAGCGATGGCTGCACTTGCCGGATGGCTCTCCGGCTCTCTCTCCGATGTATGGGGGCCTCGGCGCGTCATCAAAGTCGGCCTCTTGTTGTGGCTCTTCTTTCAGACGCTTTTTCTGACGCTCGGATTACGGCACGCGTCCTATCCAGCTATCCTGACCACCTATGGCCTCCGCGGTCTCGGTTATCCGCTCTTTGCCTTTGGATTTCTTGTATGGATCACGGTTGCCGCCCCCAAGCAAAGGCTAGCCTCTGCCATGGGCTGGTTCTGGTTTGCATTTACCGGCGGACTCCCTACGCTGGGATCACAGGTTGCACGACTTTCAATCCCCCGGATCGGCCAATACGGGACGTTATGGCTTGCGACGCTGCTCGCCCTCGCAGGAGGAGTGGTTCTGCTCATCGGGGTCCGTGAACCGCAAGGTGCTTCCCGCCTCGTCTCTGAAAATGAAAAACCTTTTCGAGCGCTCCTGCACTCTGTCACCCTCGCGTGGCGAAAACCAAAGACCGGAATTGCATGCATTGTCCGCGTCATCAATACCGCACCCGAGTTTGGATTCTTCATTATTCTCCCTGCATTTTTTCAGGACCGGATCGGCTTGACCCAGGCGCAATTTCTCACACTGCTCAGTGCGATCTTCCTTTCTAATATTGTGTGGAACCTGCTCTTCGGCCTTATCGGTGATCGGATGGGTTGGCGTCAAACCGTAGCCATCTGCGGTGGACTGGGATGTACTGTTACCACACTCGCACTTTATTATGTGCCGCTGGCTACTGGAAGTTACGGTCTCAGCATTGTGGTAGGTATGCTGTATGGGGCTACCCTGGCCGGCTACGTACCCCTCTCCGCGCTCGCTCCCATGCTTGCTCCTGAGAATCGCGGCGAGGCACTTTCTCTGCTTAGTCTCGGGGCAGGCGGCGCCATGCTCGTGGGACCGGGCCTGGTGCGCATCTTCTATCACACTGTTGGAATTGGCGGTCTGATGTGGATCTTTGCAGGACTGTACCTGTTGAGCAGCCTGATGGCATGGACCCTCACAATTCCTGACGAAAGAACAGTGGAGATTTAA
- a CDS encoding glycerol-3-phosphate responsive antiterminator: MASKGILRQDKHEIHPLAGKTLIEAPIIAAVNDPSAFEVALESPPRAVYLLTGNPLSLPAMLRRAAERGKQCLVNIDFLDGLARDKFAVEFLASHDVAGIVSTRFEILKAARSFGLITIQRTFSLDTAAVAATVRSLSQFLPDAVEVLPAMAAPKVSRRLLKDHPGLRIIGGGLIETVREIEDLLAAGIDAVSVSDQRLWLI, translated from the coding sequence ATGGCAAGCAAAGGAATTCTTCGCCAGGATAAGCACGAGATACATCCACTGGCAGGCAAGACCCTGATCGAAGCGCCGATTATTGCAGCGGTTAATGATCCCAGCGCCTTTGAAGTTGCGTTAGAGAGCCCTCCACGGGCAGTGTATCTGCTAACCGGTAATCCTCTTTCTTTACCCGCGATGCTTCGACGGGCAGCGGAGAGAGGGAAACAGTGCTTGGTGAATATTGACTTTCTTGACGGCCTTGCGCGCGATAAGTTTGCGGTCGAATTTCTGGCGAGTCACGATGTCGCGGGAATTGTTTCAACACGTTTCGAGATTCTAAAGGCGGCGCGGTCCTTCGGGCTGATTACGATCCAGCGAACTTTTAGCCTTGATACAGCGGCGGTGGCTGCTACAGTGCGATCATTGTCGCAGTTTCTTCCGGATGCTGTTGAGGTGCTGCCTGCAATGGCAGCACCCAAGGTTTCACGACGCTTATTGAAAGATCATCCGGGATTGCGAATTATCGGTGGTGGATTGATCGAAACCGTTAGAGAGATCGAAGATCTTCTGGCTGCGGGAATTGATGCTGTCTCTGTAAGCGATCAGCGTCTATGGCTTATTTGA
- a CDS encoding sensor histidine kinase: protein MTESVQQRKKPTVSKRRRAWIYGWILLFCLPMYGIDRDRMIDQLYHTAWNYIEGAPGQVHALAQTTDGYLWLGTATGLFRFDGIQFEPYKPESGQPFPQRNVVSLFSTPDGGLWVGYWYGGVSFIKNGRIIDYGKSDGLPSGAVLAFARDQQSRIWIAAGKDGIALLDGAHWRKIGTDWGFTGPANTVFVNRAGTVWVGTPTTVAYLAPGENRFQIAARGLLRVKNFAESPDGTLWMAETGYGVRSVPLPGKSGTKQEPAILVGSQAITFDNQGSLWITSLGNGIRRVPYPDRLHQPKIKGPSAWQIRDSEVEAFTTQNGLTSDYVNCVLQDREGNLWIGTSDGLDRFRQSPVVSIPVQPVTNLDTLAIPSLHSFTTSALTADNQDGLWASGIGPQVLLKIKNDKVAMQLRDRYIDCIYRDPNGVIWFATPWSIFRLADEHLVTSDSKQRSLTYNYDRSMVVGEGLMLRRIDLPTTGGVSVNLQSRVKAITQDRSGRLWVSMDSGTFRLEKAGWTTLARLGGPQGTATSEFTDAEGRIWFGFVNKIAILDGDRIRIFSGKDGVQSGAITSIQGQAKNIWVGGEYGLEVFDGHRFQKVSPSDGSTFGGVSGIVVDSHNDLWFSENRGIIHIREDQLRHLNSAKVKFESFGLLDGLTSELRGSLASPSAAQTTDGRIWFATTKGLAWIDPRRIVRNAVPPPVLIESVAANGRKYSPSTLLKLPPRTRNLQIAYAATSLTIPERVRFRYKLEGQDKEWQDAGTRREAFYTNLDPGSYQFHVIACNNDGVWNEVGSTLHFVVLPAFDQTAWFRIFCAIALAGCLWLLYLLRLKRATAQVQQRLSARLEERVRIARELHDTLLQGFQGLVLRFDSVMKAIPEDHPARHLMGKVLDRADEVLLEGRERVHDLRQDETSANELPDRLAACGEELRQDYAIRFSLSVIGPQQPLDATVGNEVYRIGQEALTNAFQHSKSSKIEVEITYDHSRLRLRVRDDGVGINHAVLLRGRDGHWGLPGMRERAQKIGGQLKIWSQEGAGTEIELTIPGAIAYPLNSKKLHWHWVKRLLGSGR from the coding sequence ATGACTGAGAGTGTTCAGCAGAGAAAGAAGCCAACCGTCTCCAAAAGGAGACGAGCATGGATCTACGGATGGATTCTTCTTTTCTGCCTTCCCATGTACGGGATAGATCGTGATCGCATGATCGACCAGCTCTACCACACCGCCTGGAATTACATCGAAGGGGCGCCAGGCCAGGTGCATGCGCTTGCCCAAACTACAGATGGATATTTGTGGTTAGGCACAGCAACCGGACTATTTCGTTTCGATGGAATTCAATTTGAACCTTATAAGCCGGAATCCGGCCAGCCCTTTCCACAGCGTAATGTAGTCTCTTTATTTTCGACACCGGATGGTGGCCTATGGGTGGGCTATTGGTACGGCGGGGTCAGCTTTATTAAGAATGGAAGGATAATCGACTATGGCAAGTCGGATGGGCTTCCCTCCGGTGCGGTGTTAGCATTTGCGCGCGACCAACAGAGCAGGATTTGGATAGCGGCCGGAAAGGATGGGATCGCTCTCCTGGATGGAGCACATTGGAGAAAGATTGGAACTGATTGGGGGTTCACTGGCCCAGCCAACACAGTTTTTGTGAATCGCGCCGGTACAGTCTGGGTGGGGACGCCAACGACGGTCGCATATCTCGCGCCGGGAGAGAATCGGTTTCAGATAGCCGCGCGGGGTCTACTCCGTGTCAAAAACTTCGCCGAATCGCCTGATGGCACATTGTGGATGGCAGAAACAGGCTACGGAGTACGATCCGTCCCGTTGCCTGGAAAAAGTGGCACAAAGCAGGAGCCTGCTATTCTTGTGGGATCCCAGGCAATCACATTTGATAATCAAGGAAGCCTTTGGATTACCAGCCTGGGTAATGGAATTCGACGTGTTCCATACCCGGACCGTCTCCACCAACCTAAGATTAAAGGTCCGTCTGCATGGCAGATCCGCGATTCCGAGGTAGAGGCATTCACAACACAGAATGGCCTTACAAGCGATTACGTGAACTGTGTTTTACAGGATCGCGAAGGCAATCTTTGGATTGGCACCAGTGATGGGCTGGATCGTTTCCGGCAGAGCCCCGTCGTCTCGATTCCCGTTCAGCCGGTTACGAACCTCGACACCTTGGCCATCCCGTCCCTGCATTCTTTTACGACAAGCGCACTGACAGCGGATAACCAGGATGGGCTGTGGGCGTCAGGCATCGGTCCTCAGGTTTTGTTGAAGATCAAAAACGATAAGGTCGCCATGCAGTTACGCGATAGATACATTGACTGTATCTATCGCGATCCGAATGGCGTTATATGGTTTGCAACACCGTGGTCTATCTTTCGCCTCGCTGACGAACATTTAGTCACGAGCGATTCAAAGCAGAGATCTCTGACCTACAACTATGACCGTTCTATGGTTGTAGGAGAGGGATTGATGCTGCGCCGAATCGATTTACCAACAACTGGTGGCGTCTCTGTAAACCTACAATCGCGCGTTAAAGCGATCACTCAAGATCGGTCAGGCCGGTTATGGGTATCCATGGATTCGGGGACGTTTCGATTAGAAAAGGCTGGTTGGACTACTCTTGCGAGACTGGGTGGTCCGCAGGGCACCGCAACCTCGGAATTTACTGATGCAGAGGGACGCATCTGGTTCGGATTCGTGAACAAAATTGCCATCCTGGATGGAGACAGGATCAGGATTTTCTCTGGCAAGGACGGGGTCCAGTCAGGCGCCATCACGTCTATCCAAGGCCAGGCAAAGAACATCTGGGTCGGTGGTGAGTATGGACTGGAGGTCTTTGATGGCCACCGCTTTCAGAAGGTGAGCCCATCCGATGGCAGCACCTTTGGTGGCGTTTCGGGAATCGTTGTCGATTCCCATAACGATCTCTGGTTCTCCGAAAATCGAGGAATCATTCATATTCGCGAAGATCAACTTAGACATCTGAACTCGGCTAAAGTGAAATTCGAGAGTTTCGGTCTACTGGATGGATTGACGTCAGAACTTCGGGGATCCCTCGCATCACCCTCGGCTGCGCAAACAACAGATGGCCGTATCTGGTTCGCCACGACGAAAGGATTAGCCTGGATCGACCCCAGGCGGATTGTACGGAATGCCGTGCCACCGCCCGTATTGATCGAGTCCGTAGCCGCCAATGGCAGGAAATACAGCCCTTCCACTTTGTTGAAGCTGCCGCCCCGAACCAGAAACTTGCAAATAGCATACGCAGCCACAAGTCTTACGATTCCTGAAAGAGTTCGCTTTCGCTATAAGCTCGAGGGGCAAGACAAAGAGTGGCAGGATGCAGGAACCCGTCGGGAGGCCTTTTACACAAATCTTGATCCCGGCTCCTATCAATTCCACGTGATCGCCTGTAACAACGACGGAGTCTGGAATGAGGTCGGATCGACGCTGCACTTTGTCGTGTTGCCTGCGTTCGATCAGACAGCGTGGTTCCGGATCTTCTGCGCGATCGCCTTGGCAGGATGCCTCTGGTTGCTCTACCTGCTGCGGCTGAAGCGGGCTACCGCACAGGTCCAACAACGTCTCAGTGCACGGCTGGAAGAGCGGGTGCGCATCGCCAGAGAGTTACACGACACACTCCTGCAGGGCTTTCAGGGTCTCGTATTGCGTTTTGACTCCGTGATGAAAGCAATTCCCGAGGACCATCCTGCGCGGCATCTGATGGGAAAAGTGCTTGATCGAGCGGACGAAGTGCTACTCGAGGGAAGAGAGCGCGTTCATGATCTTCGGCAGGATGAAACATCTGCCAATGAGCTGCCGGACAGGCTGGCTGCATGCGGAGAAGAGCTTCGGCAGGATTATGCGATCCGCTTCAGCCTTAGCGTCATCGGGCCACAGCAGCCTCTGGATGCAACAGTCGGCAACGAGGTATACAGGATCGGGCAGGAAGCATTGACGAATGCCTTTCAACACTCGAAATCCTCGAAAATCGAGGTCGAAATCACCTACGATCATAGCCGCCTACGGCTCAGAGTTCGCGATGACGGCGTTGGAATCAATCATGCTGTGCTGCTTCGTGGCCGTGATGGACATTGGGGACTTCCTGGTATGCGTGAGCGAGCCCAGAAGATCGGCGGTCAGCTAAAGATCTGGAGCCAGGAGGGTGCTGGTACTGAAATCGAGCTCACGATTCCAGGAGCGATCGCATATCCGCTCAATAGCAAAAAATTGCATTGGCACTGGGTCAAACGACTTCTGGGTTCAGGCAGATAA
- a CDS encoding histidine phosphatase family protein, protein MSHLFLARHGETIWHAENRYAGQTDIALTDKGKQQAVRLAQWATKADIQAVWSSPLSRAIETATPAADALGLPLQIEDRLVELDFGRGEGLTVSEMEAAMPEALAAFRLDPVHHHFPDGEDPVAAAKRGLTALRSIAAATPPDGQALVVAHSTLLRLILCQALDIPLSRYRHVFPVFHNCTVTEVEIKDPVISLLSFNAPLLLP, encoded by the coding sequence ATGAGCCACCTCTTTCTTGCTCGTCATGGAGAAACAATCTGGCATGCCGAGAACCGGTACGCCGGCCAAACCGATATTGCTCTCACAGACAAAGGGAAACAGCAGGCGGTTCGTCTTGCACAATGGGCTACAAAAGCCGATATTCAAGCTGTCTGGTCTTCCCCGTTATCCCGTGCTATCGAAACAGCGACACCCGCTGCCGATGCTCTAGGCCTTCCGCTACAGATTGAAGATCGACTTGTGGAGTTGGACTTCGGACGAGGAGAAGGCCTTACGGTCTCTGAGATGGAAGCTGCAATGCCTGAAGCGCTCGCAGCCTTTCGCCTAGATCCAGTCCATCATCACTTTCCCGATGGCGAAGACCCCGTTGCGGCTGCAAAACGAGGCCTGACTGCACTGCGTTCCATCGCAGCCGCAACGCCTCCAGACGGGCAGGCTCTTGTCGTGGCTCACAGCACACTTCTCCGTCTGATTCTCTGCCAGGCGCTTGATATCCCTCTGTCACGCTATCGGCATGTATTTCCCGTATTCCACAACTGCACCGTCACTGAAGTAGAAATAAAAGATCCTGTCATCAGCCTTTTATCTTTCAATGCGCCCTTGTTACTTCCCTGA
- a CDS encoding FGGY-family carbohydrate kinase, with protein MKDSVYLGIDLGTQSVKVMAVTEDGWVVAAASAPLTSSRENNRHEQNAEEWWRAVCIGCKQVTTQLARVPILGIAVDATSGTIVVTDSQLRPSGPALMYDDGRAVVEAKDVNHIGNDVWQRMSYRMQPSWALPKIVWLSNHGLIHSGNRILHQNDFINARLAGTMLATDTSHALKTGYDQLSDRWPEDVLQSLKIDPAVLPEVVRPGVRIGETGHHATEETGIPAGTPIYSGMTDGCASQIASGAVALGSWNSVIGTTLVLKGVTPRLLCDPHGVIYSHRSPDGMWLPGGASSVGAGIIAKEFKSEDLPKLNLSAKTSPPSCVVMYPLSGLGERFPFANPDATGFTLGVIDSEDTRYRAILEGIACTERLCVDVMAVNGVPKNGDFFISGGATKSDAFNQIRADVLCRPLIVPAIAEAAFGMAVLAASSADTLDRVAKRMVHIETIIEPTGQSSMYFEQYRRFVSELEKRGWIDSSIASATLQGATL; from the coding sequence ATGAAGGATTCGGTCTATCTTGGCATCGACCTGGGGACACAAAGCGTCAAGGTGATGGCAGTTACGGAAGATGGCTGGGTGGTTGCAGCCGCGTCAGCGCCACTCACCAGTTCAAGAGAAAACAATCGTCACGAACAAAATGCAGAAGAATGGTGGCGTGCAGTCTGTATCGGTTGCAAGCAGGTAACAACACAGCTTGCCAGAGTACCCATTTTAGGCATTGCCGTCGATGCGACGTCGGGAACCATTGTCGTTACGGATTCTCAACTCCGCCCCAGTGGACCCGCCTTGATGTATGACGATGGCAGGGCGGTGGTGGAAGCCAAAGACGTCAACCATATCGGAAACGATGTCTGGCAACGGATGAGCTATCGGATGCAGCCCTCCTGGGCTCTGCCTAAAATCGTGTGGCTTTCAAACCACGGTTTGATTCATTCCGGCAATCGCATCCTTCATCAAAATGACTTCATCAACGCTCGTCTGGCCGGAACAATGCTCGCGACAGACACCAGTCATGCCCTGAAAACTGGATACGATCAGCTGAGTGATCGATGGCCCGAAGACGTACTGCAATCCCTGAAAATCGATCCGGCTGTCCTGCCAGAGGTTGTCCGTCCCGGCGTTCGCATCGGAGAAACTGGACATCACGCAACTGAAGAGACTGGCATTCCCGCTGGAACTCCCATCTACTCAGGCATGACCGATGGCTGTGCCTCACAGATCGCCTCTGGTGCTGTTGCTCTGGGCAGCTGGAATTCTGTCATCGGCACTACGCTTGTATTGAAGGGAGTGACACCACGTCTTTTGTGCGACCCGCATGGCGTCATCTATTCACATCGCTCTCCAGATGGAATGTGGCTTCCTGGTGGAGCATCCAGCGTAGGCGCAGGGATCATAGCGAAGGAATTTAAAAGCGAAGACCTTCCAAAGCTGAACCTTTCTGCCAAAACCTCGCCTCCCTCCTGTGTCGTCATGTATCCACTGAGCGGTCTTGGAGAACGCTTTCCCTTTGCGAACCCCGACGCAACTGGGTTCACGCTCGGAGTGATCGATTCGGAAGACACCAGATATCGCGCGATTCTCGAAGGTATAGCCTGCACGGAGAGGCTCTGCGTCGATGTCATGGCCGTCAACGGGGTTCCGAAGAATGGCGATTTCTTCATCTCCGGCGGCGCGACGAAAAGCGACGCTTTCAATCAAATCCGCGCAGACGTTCTTTGTCGTCCTCTGATTGTTCCCGCTATTGCAGAAGCCGCATTTGGCATGGCTGTACTCGCCGCATCGTCCGCAGACACTCTGGACCGTGTCGCAAAGCGCATGGTGCATATCGAAACAATCATCGAACCAACGGGACAATCATCAATGTACTTCGAACAGTATCGAAGGTTCGTCAGCGAACTTGAAAAAAGAGGATGGATTGATAGTTCAATCGCATCCGCTACTCTCCAGGGTGCAACTCTATGA
- a CDS encoding FGGY-family carbohydrate kinase yields MAWIAIDAGTTVIKAIAFSDTGKELALARASTELLRPHKDYSEQNPLDVWRSVVSVVRQVVERCAEPITGIVSTAQGDGCWLVDSHGNPVRNAILWNDGRAHKIIERWHKEGIIDHAFGISGSASYAGLPNAILSWLSQHEPQTLVQARWVLTCNGWLFSRMTGRSIADLSDASNPFCDVKKRCYSDELLKLFGLERYMEKLPPISQADDLIATLTPTAAQQMGIPIGTPVLMAPYDIVTTAIGCGVNTSTQACVILGTTICTETILPTIDLDQSASGTTIALEDGQFLRAMPTLTGCEALRWGSKLLANDDQQQLQRFAQSACISKENPFFLPYLSSAGERAPFLEPKASGSFHNLSFHSSPSQICHALYEGLTFVIRECLERTSDSTLQDVRVSGGGANSDLWCQMIADVIGVNVIRPGSAEHGARGAFLWARTATSQTDSSLHLETEASTFTPRAHENDTFTTRYKTWLSLRDSASSQWRVLRGDR; encoded by the coding sequence ATGGCCTGGATCGCAATTGATGCGGGAACAACAGTGATTAAAGCAATTGCCTTCAGCGATACAGGCAAGGAACTCGCACTCGCACGTGCCAGCACAGAACTGTTGCGGCCTCATAAGGATTACTCAGAGCAGAACCCACTGGACGTCTGGCGCTCTGTCGTATCGGTCGTTCGCCAGGTCGTTGAGCGATGTGCGGAGCCGATCACCGGCATCGTATCCACAGCACAGGGAGATGGCTGCTGGCTCGTCGATTCTCATGGCAATCCAGTTCGAAACGCTATTCTTTGGAATGACGGGCGCGCGCATAAAATTATCGAGCGCTGGCACAAAGAAGGCATCATCGATCATGCTTTCGGCATCTCCGGATCGGCATCGTATGCCGGATTGCCGAATGCGATTCTCAGCTGGCTCTCCCAACATGAACCGCAGACGCTTGTGCAGGCACGCTGGGTGCTCACTTGCAACGGATGGCTTTTTTCCCGCATGACCGGTCGTTCTATCGCCGACCTTTCCGACGCTTCTAATCCTTTTTGCGATGTAAAAAAGCGATGCTACTCCGATGAGCTGCTTAAGCTATTTGGGCTGGAACGATATATGGAGAAGCTGCCCCCAATCTCGCAGGCGGATGATCTCATCGCGACGCTCACCCCCACTGCAGCTCAGCAGATGGGTATCCCTATAGGTACACCTGTGCTGATGGCCCCCTATGACATCGTCACAACTGCCATTGGATGTGGCGTAAACACTTCCACACAGGCTTGTGTCATTCTCGGCACTACCATCTGCACGGAGACGATTCTTCCAACTATCGATCTCGACCAGTCTGCCTCTGGAACTACTATTGCCTTGGAAGACGGGCAGTTTCTCCGTGCCATGCCCACGCTCACTGGCTGTGAGGCACTACGCTGGGGATCCAAACTTCTCGCGAACGATGATCAACAACAACTTCAGCGGTTCGCGCAATCAGCGTGTATCTCGAAAGAAAACCCTTTCTTTCTTCCTTACCTGTCGTCCGCCGGAGAACGAGCCCCCTTTCTTGAACCAAAGGCTAGTGGCAGCTTTCATAACCTGTCGTTTCATAGCTCGCCATCGCAAATCTGTCACGCCCTGTACGAAGGCCTCACGTTCGTCATCCGCGAATGTCTCGAGCGCACTTCCGATTCCACCCTGCAAGACGTTCGTGTCTCCGGAGGCGGAGCGAACAGCGATCTCTGGTGCCAGATGATTGCAGATGTCATCGGGGTGAATGTGATTCGGCCTGGAAGCGCGGAGCACGGCGCACGAGGAGCTTTTCTATGGGCTCGTACAGCAACATCTCAGACGGACAGTAGCCTCCACCTCGAGACAGAGGCCAGCACATTTACGCCTCGAGCGCATGAAAATGACACCTTTACGACACGCTATAAAACATGGCTTTCATTGCGCGATTCCGCATCCTCGCAGTGGCGCGTGCTTCGAGGTGACCGATGA